Sequence from the Platichthys flesus chromosome 2, fPlaFle2.1, whole genome shotgun sequence genome:
CTATCTATTTGTAGCTACTAATTTTTTGTCTTGTtccttttaaacatttcaagTCATATATTaagtttattgttattttataagTATAAAGTAATTTAAACGAGTTCCTCAATAATGAATCTGTCATTGAGTCATTGGGTTAATCACTGGCAGAATAAACAGGACGTGTGTCATTTAACTGTGAATAGAAATCTTTTCGATGACACATTTTGATTTACGAGATCACGGTCACACCTGATCACACGTCATCTTGCATTTAATCATTAAATCTGTTGCATCAGAACTTGTTAGGTGAAGTAAGATGAGGGGAAAGAGTATCTGCTTCTTTCTTGTTCCATGTTTCTTTTAAGTAGTTTAATGTCCTCACCACTTTATTGAGTTCTCAGCTGCTTTCGTCATTGGCTCTTAGATATATCATACTTCCAATtctaaatgtataaatatattcataacAAGTCGATAGTAAAATgaacatacaaataaaagtgtgtttctctgcaggtgacTAAATTGGCAGCACTGCTAAAGAAAGTCCTGGAGATCATCAGGTAAGATTCACTGACATCCAAACATCGATATTATTCTCTCTCTTATAGAAAGTTAAGATTTTCTTCAGGGAGTTTGTGAAACATTCAGTTTATAAACACTAGAAACTGACCTACAACAAAAAAAGCAGAGAGTTGTTGGTTTCTGACTAATGTGACAACTCATGCAATGAGGGCGACAACACATTTTTGGGAACGTCTTGTGccgtgttaattttggcagctatttttgatttagtcttagtcttagtcttttgacgaaaatgcattttagttttagtcacatttagtcatttttatccttcttagttttagtctaaatgtgaaaacaaaaagggagagcaggtcagaatggaggcggacacagaaactgcagctctgtagaaaccagctgcagcttcaagaagctgaggggctgatctctgatcagctgagaccagagaaactctgtgttttcactgtttccatagtgaagaagcagtgagtcactgagaggcttcttcacgtgttctagctctgatcttgtgtctctgagcgagtgcgccgggcggggggcggagcctcgggaccggagcgctatctgggagcgcaccaCTGACATCATAgatgccccccccaccctcactcTTTCACCTCATCTCTGTCCCTCCAGGTCCAGTCATGTGTGCGGCGAATCGGAGCTGAACTGGGTTCAGTTCTTAGACGGAGCCGTCGACCACAACCTGCAGAAAGCCAAAGACCTGATTCAGCAGGATAGctagtgtgtctgtgcagctaaaagtgtgtgttgtgtggttttatgtgcctgtgtgagagtgtgtgagtttgtacaAAAAGATGTGGATttgtaagaagaagaaaaaagcgcTTGCATATACAACAACAATTAAAAGTGAAGACATGTGTCTATATGAAACCTGTGGAGAgctgtttcattattttacacTTCATACATGTTCTACGTGTAGTTAATCTgccagatgcacacacacacacacacacgcacacacacactgccccatGTATATTTATCAGTGAACGGGTTGGATTCATTAAAAGCGTTTAGTCCCTGTAACCACACGTTTACACATATTTATCTGTGGTGACAATCTGCTGATcatgacaaaatatataaatacagcattatgtgtattgtttttattacctCTGAAGATTTCATAGAAAAGGTAGAATATAAAAGTTACAGAGCTTTAAGGTTTAAACTACAGTGAAAATGATGTTTCTTAGCGTCTGAGTTTCAGTTCATTCATCTACACAAGCAGCTCCTTGTTTTCACCTATAGGCTGAAAACGGACGTAGAAtcatgaaagtgaagccaacatAGAACTGGTTGTTTCTATACAAGTCTGTGAGGGAACGACTctacttctcactttataacgtctaaacattttccagaggaGTTTATGTCTCAATATCTAGTTAAGTTCCTAATTAGCTTAACCGCACAaacctgtctgtgtgtaagagagtgtgtttgtgtgtcccaaCTGGAGCATGGATGAATTTTAAagatggttagggttagggttagggatcgGTGGGGAGGTAATTTCCAGATCGTTCAATCTCGCAGTCgatgggtcaaaggtcagggtgacTTAATGGAAGAGCAGGGTTTAAACGCCAAGGAGGTGGATAAAAGTAGCCTGGCATGTTTCTCATGGGTAAAAAAAAGGGGCAGGGCTCCGCAGGTATTTAATAAACCAACATTGCGGAGTCACCTGTCAGTGAGCGACTGCCAGGGTTCCTTCACGCTTACGTCTTTCACTGTAGAGACACAACTCTGCAGACATGACAGAAGAAGCTCGGACGAGTTCCGCAGGCATGACGGAGATGGTTAAAGAACTAAGTAAGTAcaactgtttttaaatcaatgacTTTATCATCGTCTCTGCATCGACCAAgacgctgcacacacacacacacacacacacacacacacacacacacactcacacagacctacacacaaacacacacacaccaacacgaCTTTAGGGATTTACGCTCTTTGCAAACCATTCATACCGTTACCTAAGGTGAGGACTTGTTCGATCATGTTTGAGAAGCTAAATGAGGTCACTGCAAAGGAGATTAAACCTGCACTGTGTTGTTGTACAGTTGTGCGCTTCTGTGTCCTGACATGACCCTGTGCACATCCTCAACAAAACAATCAGAGCGATCATACATGTTATGAAAAGAGGAGCCGCAGGTTAATTGAGCGTCTGAGTGAACCTGAACTGTAGAACTAGAGGATATAGATCTGACTGAgtcctgtaaacacacacatgttgtttttattttcctttattgaACCAGGAAGCTTCTATTGAGACACAAGGTCAGAAGGTCAGAAGGTCAGAAGGTCCTGATGAAACATCTTTGTAAAGGAAAATCCTGCTCGTGAATAAATGAACTGCTGCATTAGTCATGTTTTCACTTCAGCTGAACTGGGGTCTGTTTCCAGGAGTTAGAACTGAACATGGTACTTtcaatcgatcaatcaatcaatcaatcaatcaatcaaatatagcccatattcattGGCTCATAATATCAATAAGATGCTACGTCCTCTGCCGTTCACCCTCGACAACATAAAATACACCACAGAGCTGAGGGTGATAATTATCTTTCTCATTTGCTctcatttgtgtattttaaaatagaataataaaaagcTCAAGTTTAATTCAAAATGACAGAGTTTGGTTTATGAATTGTTTTTGACAGATGTTCTGTGTCgtgtttcagttttgtttctgtcacGGTTCAGCAGCTTGTTCctgattttaaaaacacttgaacagTGACTCTTTGGGGAAGAAGCTGAAATCAATCTTTAAACCTTTGGAGACAGTTGACTTCTTCTCTTATCGTGTCCTGTTCCATCTTGTCCCATTGACACATATTTCTTCATCACTAAGTTTCACAACGGTGACATTTCACACTATATTTTCACCACCCACTCACACCCCGCCCGAGGCCCGGACAGTGCTACCAGACAGTACAAGGACTTTCACATGCTCAACCGGTTCACTGAGGTGAATCGAGGAGACACCACACCCTCAGTGAATGGTATTTAATAGCATGAAGCCCAATGTACCTGCTGGGTGTGGTTTCATCCTTTAGTCAAAGTGTATCATTATCATCCAGGATTGACACCATAACGTTTATATGTGAACcaggatgacctttgacctacaaATCAAACTCAGTCTGTATAGATACTGAGAGAAATCAAAACTTTgctttaaataaagacaaatggagcaaaaaaatgtaacaaattCTCTTAAACCGTTCTTTTAACTGAATTTAATATTCAAGCAAAGACCAAAAAACTGCATCGTGCTGTGAAAAGGCAAAACCAATATATAGAATATTTAAAACTTAACCTTCATTTGTCAAAGTGTTGTATCAAGCAGCAATAAGAGAACACAGTCTGTGTATCTCATGTATTTGTACATCCACATCCAGATTGTGTTTgactaataataattatattaataattataaccaTTAAAACTTCACACTTCACACTTCATACTTAATTTAAAATCAGGTATTCTTAACAGTTAAACGTGGTGGctaaagaaaattataaaagaaacaataatacAGGTTATATAATACTAActaaaaattattattattgctgttaCTTTATATTGTTCAGGCTTTTTGCAAGTGAAGGATTTTTCCATCGGAGTCATCATGTTATAAACAAAACTTACTAAATGCTTGAAAGCATTTTATCCTCAGTTTTCTTTTGGCTTCATGGATTTAATATGAGTTAGTAACAAGTgctgaaaatacaaatgttcCTATTGATGTTAATGAATTATTAACTTTTTATTCATTAGCTAATCTTCCTATAAAGTAAATAgaagtcaaataaatgtcaataattcataacaatgtatttattgatttcaATGAGTTAAATGTTTATATCTTAGTTACCCTACGTaaatttgtctgtgtgtgtttttaattattttatttcctccagTCTTGAAGGACGTGAACCTCCACTGTCCGACCAACAACTTCTCACACCACACCAGTGAGATCTCCCTGACGGAGCTGTTTGTCAGGCGAGGTCTTCCCTTCACTCTGACCCTCACTCTGTCGCAGCCTTTCAAACCAAAACTTTACCCGCTCACCATGGTCGCAACGACAGGTCAGtctttcattttgttctttttggacAACAAGGAGGTCAGTGCAGCTCTACAAAGccctggatggatggatggatggatgaatggatgatggatggatggatgaatggatgatggattgatggatggatggatgatggatggatggatggatggatggatggatggatgatggatggatggatggatgatggatgaatggatggatgaatggatgatggatggatggatggatggatggatggatggatgatggatggatggatggatggatggatggatggatggatggattgatgaatggatggatggatggatggatggatggatgatggatggatggatggatggatggatgatggatggatggatggatggatggatggatggatggatggatggatgatggatggatgatgaatggatggatggatggatggatgatggatgatggatgatggatgatggatggatggatgaatggatgaatggatgatggatggatggatggatgatggatggatggatgatggatgatggatgatggatgatggatgatggatgatggatggatggatgatggatgatggatggatggatggatggatggatggatgatggatggatgaatggatggatggatggtggatggatggatgaatggatggatggatggatgatggatggatgatggatggatggatgatggatgatggatgatggatggaggatggatggatggatggatggatgatggatgatggatggatggatgatggatggatggatggatggatggatggttgatggatggatgatggatggatgatggatggatggatggatggatggatggatggatgatggatgatggatgatggatggatggatggattgatgaatggatggatggatggatggatggatggatgatggatggatggatggatggatggatggatggatggatgatggatggatggatggatggatggatggatgatggatggatggatggatggatggatggatgatggatgatggatggatggatgaatggatgaatggatgatggatgatggatggatggatgatggatggatggatggatgaatggatgatggatggatggatggatggatggatggatggatggatggatggatgaatggatggatggtggatgatggatggatggatggatggatggatggatgatggatggatggatggatggatggatggatggatggatggatgaatggatggatggtggatgatggatggatggatggatggatggatggatggatggatggatgatggatggatggatggatggatgatggatggatggatggatggatggatggatggatggatgaatggatggatggatggatggatgatggatggatgatggatggatggatgatggatgatggatggaggatggatggatggatggatggatggatggatggatggatgaatggatgatggatggatggatgatggatggatggatggatgatggatggatggatggatggatggatggatggatggatggatggatggatgaatggatggatggtggatgatggatggatggatggatggatggatggatgatggatggatggatggatggatggatggatggatgatggatggatggatggatggatggatggatggatggatgaatggatggatggatggatggatggatgatggatggatgatggatggatggatgatggatgatggatggaggatggatggattgatggatggatggatggatggatgaatggatgatggatggatggatgatggatggatggatggatgaatggatgatggatggatggatggatggatggatggatggatggatggatggatggatggatggatggatggatgaatggatggatggtggatgatggatggatggatggatggatggatggatggatgatggatggatggatggatggatggatggatgatggatggatggatggatggatggatggatggatgaatggatggatggatggatggatgatggatggatgatggatgatggatggaggatggatggattgatggatggatggatggatggatgaatggatgatggatggatggatgatggatggatggatggatgaatggatggatggtggatgatggatggatggatggatggatggatggatgatggatggatggatggatggatggatggatggatgatggatggatggatggatggatggatggatggatggatgaatggatggatggatggatggatggatgatggatggatgatggatggatggatgatggatgatggatggaggatggatggattgatggatggatggatggatggatgaatggatgatggatggatggatgatggatggatggatggatgaatggatgatggatggatggatggatggatggatggatggatggatggatggatggatggatggatggatgaatggatggatggtggatgatggatggatggatggatggatggatggatggatgatggatggatggatggatggatggatggatgatggatggatggatggatggatggatggatggatgaatggatggatggatggatggatgatggatggatgatggatggatggatgatggatgatggatggaggatggatggattgatggattgatggatggatggatggatggatggatggatgatggatggatggatgatggatgatggatggaggatggatggattgatggatggatggatggatggatggatggatggatggatggatggattgatggatgatggatggagagTATAGTTCGAACAATAACAGAGTCTTTGGTTCCTCTCTCCAGGTTTGGTTACATCCGAGGAACAGGGCACAATTTCGTACTTTGGAATCCCCGACAGCGTGGTCCGGTCACCATCAGCAAAGGCTGTGTGGAAGGCAGTGCTTGAGGAGGAGAGGTCCTCCCCAGAGAAAGGCATCTTGGTTCTAAACATCAACCCCCCGGCTAACGCCCCCATAGGAGCGTATGTACTCACTGGGAAATACAGGAAAGCGGAAATGTTGCTGGCAAAGCCGGTGGTGTTCTTCAACCCCTGGTGTCCTGGTAGGTTCATCATCGGTTTccatgtcaatcaatcaatcaatcagtcaatcaaccaaccaacctacCAACCTACACACCGACTGAATGACCAACCGATCGACCGACCAatcgaccgaccgaccgaccgatgACCGACCTATCTACCTCCTGATCAATTTGTCTATCTCTACCCTTCTCTCCAGATGACACGGTGTATCTATCTGACGAGAAGGAAAGACAAGAGTATGTGATGAGTGAACAAGGAATCATCTACGATGGAACTGGAAACTACATCTCTAGCCGCACGTGGGACTTCGGACAGGTAAACAGACCAGACACCACAGAGAGACCACATCAGGGACGCTGCTGTCCATCCTGACGCCAGCTTCGAATGATCTGTTATTACATTTGTTTGACTGCAtcttactttgtgttttttttccgtcTCTGTTCTTGTGTCTTCTTGTCCAGTTTGAGGACGACATGGCGAAGATTTGCATTAAGTTGCTGGACGTTAACCCCAAACACGCGGAAAACCCAGCTGAAGATCTCGGTGGTCGCTCTTATCCCGTCTACGTAAGCCGTGTGATCAGCGCCATGGTGGGACATGATCAATGACATTCTCATAAGCCTCAGCCATGCTATTTCATGCTAATGATTTGTTTTGGCCTTCATGGTTTAACGCGGCCTTGTTGGAGGTGATCTGCGTGTGCTTGGTAGAACGCGTCCTCTGAAGGACGCAGCCCCTGAGTCAGGATAGAAGAATGAAATCTAATGTTTCTGTTTACTTCTAGATCAACTCTGACGGCGACCATGGCGTTGTGATGGGAAGGTGGGGGGGTCCGTTTACCGCCGGGTATAAACCCACTCACTGGACCGGCAGCCACGCCATCCTCAAACGCTGGTACGACTATGGCTGCCAACCGGTCAGATACGGCCAGTGCTGGGTGTTTGCTGGCGTGATGTGTTCAGGTAACGTCCGACCATCCAGCTCCTCACACCTTGGACAACATCTGTACTGATACATTTGATTAATTCTGAAGCTCATCACAAACTAAACTGATATTGTTCTGGTcactttattattaatttaaagtcattcatcaagataaatatataaaatgtctgtGTTGGTTTCAGTGATGCGTCTGCTGGGCATCCCCTGCCGCGTGGTCACCAACTACGAGTCAGCCCACGACACTAACAGAAATCTGATCATCGACGTGTACCACGCAGACTACGGTGTCGCAGAGAAACGTTCTCCTGACAGTGTTTGGTGAGATTCTGCAACTCCTTACTTTGAAAACAAAGTCTTGTTTGTGTCCATCCGATGAACGTTAACATCCCTGTGAGCTCCTGCTTTGGTCCCCACCCACCAATGGATTGCACAGATTTCACAGATCGATTTCTGGCCCTTAAATCTCATCTATTGGGTTGTTGTCTCCTGACCTGCTGCCGAATCTGAGTGATGTGGTGTGTTTCAGGAACTACCATGTGTGGGTGGAGGGCTGGATGAAACGTCCAGATCTGAAGGAAGGTGATAAGTACGACGGCTGGCAAGTTCTGGATCCGACACCGCAGGAGAAGAGCAACGGTAACGACCGGGTCGACCTCCTCTGTCTCGCTCAGATGACCTTGTTCTGGTGCTAACTTTACTTGCTGACCTCTTTCTGATGAGCCATTTATTTCCTGCTACTCAATAAATCTCTTCTTTGGGTTTTCATCGTGAAAACCCCCCAGAATCGTACAGATTCTTGTGACTTTAATGACTTTGGGTTCACTCTTAACAGAGGATTGTTTTTTATGTGACGACTTTTATCGTTTGTCTTTGTGCAGGTGTTTACTGCTGCGGTCCAGCCTCGGTCAAAGCCATCCAGAGCGGAAACATCAACCTCAAGTACGACATCCCGTTCATCTTCGCTGAGGTCAACGCGGACTGTGTGGACTGGCTGGTCAGTGAGCAGAGAAACTCACAACTTAGGGAAATACAGATTCTGAGACTGAAAAGATCACGATGTTTTATCAGGACACAGGATGAGCCTTCACATCTTCATTTCACAATTTACAATGTAACATTACAGAgatgtgattgtttttaaattgttttgagcTGCATTATAGATATTACACCTTTGTCATTGTGACGTTACTTTCTAAACCAACAGTGTGTGAACGTTAGAACTCGCCCATTCACACCTGTACATTTATAGAATTGAGATGTAGTTTTTCCATAAAGGCTGTttcttacctctgccaaggaggtgaGGTTTTCATCAGCGTTTTATATGGACAGTTTCCGTGTGTTTCGTGAAATCTAACCCTTTTGTTGATTccgtgtgtgtttcaggtcaaAGCTGACCGCTCGAAAATTAAGATCTTCTCCGACACCAAGAGAATCGGTCAGAACATCTCCACCAAGTCTGTCGGCTcgagaaagaggaggaacatcACAGACACCTACAAGCACAGGGAGGGTGGGTTCacttcagcagcaggagcagacatTCAAAACCACACCATGTTGTTGCAACACTGTTCAAATGCACTGTACAAGTGGACTGATTCCAGGTCAGTGAtagtctcagtctgttgtggtGCCGCTGGGCAGGACTCAGGTTGTTCCTGTGGTGCTTGTGTGGAAGTCAAAGGCCCTGACTCGTACCAGAGTACTAAGTTCTCGCCGATACCACAGACTGTTTAGAGAAATTGACGTAATTCCAGGTGCGGAAAGTGAAAGTTCCTGAAAACCCTTGTTCTCttgaatgaccagcagagggcgactccactctTTGTTTCTATTACTACTTCTCACTTTATAGCGTCAGTAAACATTTGTGTCTTCTATACAGCTGATGTTCATGTCGTAAATTATGATGCAATGGGGTGTGGATatcgtgtgattgacagctagtaccgtccAATGACAGCTAGTGTCCTCAAGCTCTTTGTAAGGCCCCTGCCCCgctcttccaaatatggttatttCTGGTTGAAACAAAaaatctttgagaaacatttattatacGTGTCCTTTGATCGAATCAGTGTGCCCCCCTCACAGGGTCCGACAAGGAGAGGGACGTCTTCACGTACGCCCTCACCATAGCAGGTGAAGAGACGGAGGGGAACGGGGCGGTGATCGATACCTCGGGAGCAGCAGGTGAGGGCGCTTCGGGCTCCGATGTGTCCATGCGATTTGAGGAGGTACGTCACAGAAGCTGGGAAGCTTTTTTCCAGACTCATACTAGGTCACGATGACCTAATATGAGTCTGGAAAAAATATACGAGAACAGAAACTGCAAGTTTTTATAGAGCTATAGAAACTGACTAATTCTGCTGGTATCACAACTTTCCATCAAGTcttgatatttaacatttaaactttaatcttaataaaaatatataacctggaaataaacatcagtttttttatggaaaatataaacattaatgcAAATCTTTTCCaagttgtttattctgtaaagctAAAGTTTTCATATACAATGTGTGGCGGAACATAAACCTGCTTCTGTCTCTTAGTCCTCCTTCATTTGTTGCAGTTGTCCGAACCAATGGACGGGATGGACGTGAGCATTAAGCTGTTGCTTCACAGCAAGTCCACTTTCGCCAGGCTGCTGTCCATCAACATCAGCGTCCAGGCCATGAGCTACAATGGCTCCTCGGCCGGGAACATCCAGTCCGATGTGAAGGAGGAGACGATGCAGCCTGGGACAGGTGAATCTTCTTCTGGATCCTggaagtgtttaaaaaaaacctcttaTGTTCTCTTTGAATTTTCTGTGAACCAACTTTGAATCTTCTCCAGAACTGTCCGTCCCCATCCTGGTCCCGTTCTCGGCCTATCACAAGCTCATGGTGGAGTGTGACAGCATGAAGATCACAGCCATGGTCAATGACAAATACCAGCCGGAGCAAGTCTACCTGGCAGTGAATGACATTGTGCTGATGGATCCTCCTTTCACCTTAACAGTGAgtacattaaaaacattgttgttTCTATAAATCATCTCAGACATGCAGGTTCTGT
This genomic interval carries:
- the LOC133972020 gene encoding protein-glutamine gamma-glutamyltransferase 2-like; the protein is MTEEARTSSAGMTEMVKELILKDVNLHCPTNNFSHHTSEISLTELFVRRGLPFTLTLTLSQPFKPKLYPLTMVATTGLVTSEEQGTISYFGIPDSVVRSPSAKAVWKAVLEEERSSPEKGILVLNINPPANAPIGAYVLTGKYRKAEMLLAKPVVFFNPWCPDDTVYLSDEKERQEYVMSEQGIIYDGTGNYISSRTWDFGQFEDDMAKICIKLLDVNPKHAENPAEDLGGRSYPVYVSRVISAMINSDGDHGVVMGRWGGPFTAGYKPTHWTGSHAILKRWYDYGCQPVRYGQCWVFAGVMCSVMRLLGIPCRVVTNYESAHDTNRNLIIDVYHADYGVAEKRSPDSVWNYHVWVEGWMKRPDLKEGDKYDGWQVLDPTPQEKSNGVYCCGPASVKAIQSGNINLKYDIPFIFAEVNADCVDWLVKADRSKIKIFSDTKRIGQNISTKSVGSRKRRNITDTYKHREGSDKERDVFTYALTIAGEETEGNGAVIDTSGAAGEGASGSDVSMRFEELSEPMDGMDVSIKLLLHSKSTFARLLSINISVQAMSYNGSSAGNIQSDVKEETMQPGTELSVPILVPFSAYHKLMVECDSMKITAMVNDKYQPEQVYLAVNDIVLMDPPFTLTVSRTTRLQQETSGVLIFKNPADERLTGCRLTLSGSGVFKKEEDCKLPDLAPKQQFRINIFFYPYKTGKKTITAVFDCSTFRDIQTTCKIEVTE